Below is a genomic region from Anaerobaca lacustris.
GACCGTCGAGACAACCATCGGGCCGGCCAGCTTGAACATATAGGCCAGTGATGTCTCGTAATCAGGCGGCCCCGTGCGATCTGGCTGTGGACGTGCCGTCATCGACTTTCCTGGGCACGGAAGCCGAGCCTCTCCAGGCACGTGTGTGCGGAGATCCCTTCGATTCGCACGTGTTTGACCGGGCTGGTCAGTCCGGCGACGATGGCGATGGCATTCTTCCGGACGCCGAGTTGTCGGGCCAGGAAGGCGACCAGACACTCATTGGCCTTGCCCTTCTCCGGCGGCGCCGCCACCTTGATCTTGACCATGCGGTCAAGGATGCCCGCGAGCGCCGTTCTGCTGCTGCCGGGCACGATCTTGGCGATCAGCACGACGCCTTGCTCGTCTTCCTGGATTTCC
It encodes:
- a CDS encoding DUF167 domain-containing protein — protein: MPEPEIQEDEQGVVLIAKIVPGSSRTALAGILDRMVKIKVAAPPEKGKANECLVAFLARQLGVRKNAIAIVAGLTSPVKHVRIEGISAHTCLERLGFRAQESR